From Bacteroidales bacterium:
CGACTCCTTTTTGATGGTTTTTTCCGTACTGAATTCTTTCTGAAGAAGGTCATATTCCTCAGGCGTTACCTTGGAATTTGGATCCGGATTAAGGGTATAGCCTTTCTTCTTCAGAAATTCCACCATAGTGGAAATTCCGACGTTCAACTCACGGGCCAGCTTACTTAATCGTACCGTTTTGGTTTCTGACATAGGCCGAAAATAATCTCAATTTTAAAGTTCCTGCAATGTTAACAAGATTTACTGAGCTCTGTGTTGTGTGAAACGCAATTTTATTCAAATTCTGCCTTCAGTATTTTTCGTACTTCGCGAACCGTCTCTTCTTCAAGGTCGGTTCGTTTGACAAGGTCTTCCACCGAAAGGCTGAGCACACTCTTTGCCGTATCACAGCCAATGGCTTTCAGTTCATCAATAATCCAGCTGTCAATTTCATCAGCAAATTCATCGAGGTTCACATCTTCATCTTCTTCCGTTCCGGCTTCACGGTAAACATCGATTTCATACCCGGTAAGCTGGCTGGCCAGTTTGATGTTCAATCCTCCCTTGCCGATGGCAAGGCTGACCTCTTTTGGCTCGAGGTACACCTCCGCACGCTTGTTCTCCTGGTCGAGCTTGATTGATTTAATCTTGGCAGGGCTCAGGGCGCGCTGAATGAACAACTGCTGATTGGTGGTATAATTAATTACATCGATGTTTTCGTTCCGCAATTCCCGCACAATGCCATGAATGCGCGAACCTTTCATTCCCACGCACGCACCAACCGGATCAATCCGTTCATCGTACGACTCCACAGCAACTTTGGCTCGTTCACCCGGAACCCTGACAATCTTCTTGATGGTAATCAAACCGTCAAAAATCTCAGGAACTTCCTGTTCAAAAAGCCTTTCAAGAAATACCGGCGA
This genomic window contains:
- the nusA gene encoding transcription termination/antitermination protein NusA, which produces MENLNLLETFSEFKELKNIDRVTMMSVLEDVFRSMLEKKYGTADNFDIIINIDKGDFQILHNRRVVDDAEFSDPVTEIPLSEARKIVDDIELGEDISQEVKMSDFGRRAVLSLRQNLSARIMDLEKSNIFNKYRDRIGDIVTGEVYQVWKKEILVLDDEGNELILPRSEQIPSDHFRKGDTIRAVVIKVEMKNNNPMVILSRTSPVFLERLFEQEVPEIFDGLITIKKIVRVPGERAKVAVESYDERIDPVGACVGMKGSRIHGIVRELRNENIDVINYTTNQQLFIQRALSPAKIKSIKLDQENKRAEVYLEPKEVSLAIGKGGLNIKLASQLTGYEIDVYREAGTEEDEDVNLDEFADEIDSWIIDELKAIGCDTAKSVLSLSVEDLVKRTDLEEETVREVRKILKAEFE